In Oceanobacillus sp. FSL K6-2867, one DNA window encodes the following:
- the ureG gene encoding urease accessory protein UreG — MEPIRIGVGGPVGAGKTMLVEKLTRALDGEISMAVITNDIYTKEDAKFLVANGILPDDRIVGVETGGCPHTAIREDASMNFAAIEELKEKHPDVELIFVESGGDNLAATFSPELVDFSIYIIDVAQGEKIPRKGGQGMIKSDLFIINKTDLAPYVGASLEIMESDTKVFRGNKPFIFTNLKDNEGLDEVVDWIKKHALLKGLEQHD, encoded by the coding sequence ATGGAACCAATTCGAATTGGAGTAGGCGGCCCTGTAGGTGCCGGAAAAACGATGCTCGTAGAAAAACTAACTCGTGCGTTAGATGGAGAAATCAGCATGGCGGTAATTACAAATGATATTTATACGAAAGAGGATGCGAAATTTCTGGTAGCAAATGGTATTTTGCCGGATGATCGAATCGTTGGAGTGGAAACAGGCGGATGCCCGCATACAGCGATTCGCGAAGATGCATCAATGAACTTCGCTGCAATTGAAGAATTGAAAGAGAAACATCCTGATGTAGAACTTATTTTTGTTGAAAGTGGTGGGGATAACCTCGCTGCAACATTTAGTCCAGAGCTTGTAGATTTTTCTATTTATATTATTGATGTGGCACAAGGGGAGAAAATCCCGCGCAAGGGTGGACAAGGGATGATTAAATCAGATTTGTTTATTATTAATAAAACAGATTTAGCCCCATACGTTGGCGCCAGCCTTGAAATCATGGAATCGGATACGAAAGTATTCCGTGGCAATAAGCCGTTTATTTTTACGAATTTAAAGGATAATGAAGGACTCGATGAGGTTGTCGACTGGATTAAAAAGCATGCATTGCTAAAAGGATTGGAGCAACATGACTGA
- a CDS encoding Asp23/Gls24 family envelope stress response protein, protein MSIELHTTDGQVTITNEVIATIAGGTAVECYGIVGMASKSQIKDGIAEILRKENYSRGIVVRQEENKLHIDMYIIVSYGTKISEVANNVQSQVKYTLHQSLGLSIDSVNIYIQGVRVAKD, encoded by the coding sequence ATGTCCATTGAACTTCATACAACTGATGGTCAAGTAACAATTACAAATGAAGTTATCGCTACAATTGCAGGTGGAACTGCAGTTGAATGTTATGGAATTGTAGGAATGGCATCGAAAAGCCAAATTAAAGATGGCATTGCAGAAATTCTTAGAAAAGAGAATTACTCAAGAGGTATTGTAGTTCGTCAAGAAGAGAATAAGCTGCATATTGACATGTATATTATCGTAAGCTATGGAACGAAGATTTCTGAAGTAGCAAATAATGTACAATCACAAGTCAAATATACTTTGCATCAATCATTAGGTTTATCGATTGACTCAGTAAATATTTATATTCAAGGTGTCCGTGTAGCAAAAGACTAG
- a CDS encoding urease subunit beta produces the protein MIPGELILKDEEIICNEDKISSKVTVINTGDRPVQVGSHYHFYEVNEALIFNREDTYGKRLNVPAGAAVRFEPGDEKEIELIDFAGTREVYGFNNKVDGPLEGRDSK, from the coding sequence ATGATACCTGGTGAATTGATATTAAAAGATGAGGAAATCATCTGCAACGAAGATAAAATAAGTTCCAAGGTTACTGTAATCAATACGGGTGACCGTCCAGTACAAGTTGGTTCACATTATCATTTTTATGAAGTGAATGAAGCATTGATATTTAATCGTGAGGATACTTATGGAAAACGATTAAACGTTCCAGCAGGTGCCGCCGTGCGTTTCGAACCTGGTGATGAAAAAGAGATCGAACTAATCGATTTTGCAGGTACAAGGGAAGTTTATGGTTTTAATAATAAAGTCGATGGGCCTTTAGAAGGTAGGGATTCGAAATGA
- a CDS encoding urease accessory protein UreD: MTDWTGILELDLEKRQGRTVAKNVYFQGAFKVQRPVYLNNYSYPCYYLLNPGGGYLDGDTYRMKVTLDEGAQVTLTTQSATKVYKTPNKEAYQETEFHLKKDSYLEYLPDPLIAYQNARYFQKNTVYMEKGATLLYSDILTPGWSPEGKQFSYNQLRLINEIYLDNELIAFDHINLNPAAQEIDGLGFMEGYTHLGSFIVIGDKTKAALLDTLYETIEKETADIKAGLSELHVPGFTIRVLANSTQVIERIFTACHRVISDEWYQMQPSFLRKY; encoded by the coding sequence ATGACTGATTGGACTGGGATCCTAGAGCTTGATTTGGAAAAGAGGCAAGGAAGAACAGTAGCTAAAAATGTCTATTTTCAAGGCGCTTTTAAAGTGCAGCGTCCTGTATATCTAAATAATTACAGCTACCCTTGCTATTACCTGTTAAATCCCGGTGGCGGCTATTTGGATGGAGATACGTATCGTATGAAAGTGACCCTTGATGAAGGCGCACAGGTTACGCTAACAACACAATCTGCAACTAAAGTATATAAAACGCCAAATAAAGAAGCGTACCAGGAAACGGAATTCCACTTAAAAAAAGATAGTTATTTAGAATATCTTCCAGATCCGCTGATTGCTTATCAGAATGCGCGTTATTTTCAAAAGAACACGGTGTACATGGAAAAAGGTGCAACACTACTATATTCCGATATTTTGACACCGGGCTGGTCCCCGGAAGGGAAACAGTTTAGTTATAATCAATTACGGCTTATCAACGAAATCTATCTAGATAATGAATTGATTGCCTTTGATCATATTAATCTAAACCCTGCAGCCCAAGAAATTGATGGGTTAGGCTTTATGGAAGGTTATACCCATCTAGGTTCGTTTATTGTAATTGGGGATAAAACGAAGGCAGCCTTGCTTGATACATTGTATGAAACGATTGAAAAAGAAACAGCCGATATTAAAGCGGGTTTATCAGAACTTCATGTGCCAGGTTTTACAATTAGAGTATTAGCTAACTCAACGCAAGTGATTGAACGGATTTTTACCGCTTGCCACCGTGTGATAAGTGATGAATGGTATCAAATGCAGCCAAGTTTTCTAAGAAAATATTAA
- the spoVM gene encoding stage V sporulation protein SpoVM yields the protein MKFYTIKLPRFVGGFVKVVIGMFKKEK from the coding sequence ATGAAATTCTATACGATTAAACTTCCAAGATTTGTCGGTGGATTTGTAAAAGTTGTAATTGGGATGTTTAAGAAGGAAAAATAA
- the rpmB gene encoding 50S ribosomal protein L28 has translation MARKCVVTGRQTRSGNLRSHAMNSNKRNWKANVQKVRIMVDGKPKKVYVSARALKSGKVERV, from the coding sequence ATGGCTAGAAAATGTGTTGTAACTGGACGTCAAACTCGCAGTGGTAACCTTCGTTCTCACGCTATGAATTCCAACAAACGTAATTGGAAAGCTAATGTACAAAAAGTACGTATTATGGTAGATGGTAAACCTAAAAAAGTTTATGTTTCTGCACGTGCCCTTAAGTCTGGTAAAGTAGAACGCGTATAA
- a CDS encoding urease accessory protein UreF yields MIDRALALFQLCDSNFPTGSFSHSFGLETYIQENLVHDKKSFSKWLKVYLHEQLVFSDGLASRLAYEALVEGDLDKVWELDRLLTVQNLARESREGTQRMGERMLTIVEELYKIPITAEYRGRIKEKRSFGHSALVFTMVGHYLQVEKEMTIRYYLYSTIAALVQNAVRAIPLGQTTGQQIIHDFQKELVIASEKIMKLDSIEFGIVSPGLELAQMEHERVNVRIFMS; encoded by the coding sequence ATGATTGATCGTGCACTGGCATTATTTCAACTATGCGACTCGAATTTCCCAACGGGTTCTTTCAGTCATTCATTTGGATTGGAAACATATATCCAAGAAAATCTTGTTCATGATAAGAAATCTTTCTCAAAGTGGTTAAAGGTGTACTTACATGAACAGCTGGTTTTTTCAGATGGCTTAGCATCGAGGTTAGCATATGAGGCGCTGGTTGAGGGAGATCTTGATAAGGTGTGGGAATTGGACAGGCTATTGACTGTCCAAAACCTTGCGCGTGAATCACGAGAAGGTACACAGCGAATGGGCGAAAGGATGCTGACTATTGTAGAGGAATTATATAAAATTCCAATTACGGCGGAATATCGCGGTCGTATAAAAGAAAAACGCTCGTTTGGTCACTCTGCACTTGTGTTTACAATGGTAGGGCATTATTTGCAAGTTGAGAAGGAAATGACGATTCGATATTACTTATATTCAACGATTGCGGCGCTTGTTCAAAATGCTGTCCGTGCAATCCCATTGGGACAAACGACAGGACAACAAATAATCCACGATTTTCAAAAAGAGCTTGTTATAGCATCGGAAAAAATAATGAAGCTCGATAGCATTGAATTTGGCATTGTTTCGCCAGGTTTAGAATTAGCTCAGATGGAGCATGAACGTGTAAATGTTCGAATTTTTATGTCGTAG
- the ureE gene encoding urease accessory protein UreE yields MIIEKIVGNINEMDQEEINKRHKETVYLESAHLVKRIQRVETDHGNEVGIRLKDPRDLVAGDVLYMDDKNMIVVDVLSDDLLVISPRSIHEMGTIAHQLGNRHLPAQFEGNDMLVQYDYLVEELLQELAIPFKREDRKVKQAFRHIGHSHD; encoded by the coding sequence TTGATAATCGAGAAAATAGTCGGCAATATAAATGAAATGGATCAAGAAGAAATAAATAAGCGACATAAAGAAACGGTTTACCTTGAAAGTGCTCACTTAGTCAAGCGGATTCAGCGCGTTGAAACAGATCATGGAAACGAAGTTGGCATTCGTCTAAAGGATCCACGGGATTTAGTAGCTGGTGATGTGCTTTATATGGATGATAAAAACATGATTGTAGTAGATGTGCTATCGGATGATTTGTTAGTTATCAGCCCAAGAAGTATACATGAAATGGGAACAATCGCCCATCAGCTTGGAAATCGTCATCTTCCTGCCCAGTTCGAGGGAAATGACATGCTCGTCCAATATGATTACTTAGTTGAAGAATTACTGCAAGAGCTTGCCATCCCTTTCAAACGAGAAGATCGTAAAGTGAAACAAGCCTTCCGACATATAGGGCATAGCCATGATTGA
- the ureC gene encoding urease subunit alpha, with protein MSFKMSREQYSQMYGPTTGDSVRLADTDLFIQIEKDYTTYGEEVVFGGGKVIRDGMGQHPLATRDQDVPDTVITNVIVLDYTGIYKADVALRDGLIFAIGKSGNPLVMDNVDIVIGAATEVIAGEGKILTAGGIDTHVHFINPAQVDVALTAGLTTLIGGGTGPGAGSRATTVTPGIWNMHRMLQAIEGLPINIGLTGKGHAATAGPLEEQIRAGAIGLKVHEDWGATPSALDHSLRVADEFDVQVALHADTLNEAGFFENTMKAVKDRVIHMYHTEGAGGGHAPDLIKSAGMLNVLPSSTNPTMPYTVNTIDEHLDMLMVCHHLNPSVPEDIAFADSRIRRETIAAEDILQDMGVFSMMSSDAQAMGRIGEVVLRTWQTADKMKKQMGIMKGDSKYADNNRAKRYIAKYTINPAITHGISEYVGSIEVGKSADLVLWEPRFFGVKPEMILKNGLAVQSLMGDANATIPTPQPMIYRPMYASTGKALAKSSFTFVSQAAYDDNIQEKLGLEKMVRPVRGIRNLTKKDMKLNTETPDIDVDPQTYEVRIDGELITCDPVDTVPMGQRYFLF; from the coding sequence ATGAGTTTTAAGATGTCACGAGAGCAATACTCACAAATGTATGGTCCGACAACAGGAGATTCGGTCCGATTAGCTGACACAGATTTGTTTATCCAGATTGAGAAAGATTATACGACCTACGGAGAAGAAGTCGTATTTGGTGGTGGCAAGGTTATTCGTGACGGTATGGGACAGCATCCACTTGCTACACGTGATCAGGATGTTCCGGATACTGTTATTACAAACGTGATTGTGCTTGATTATACAGGGATTTATAAAGCAGATGTTGCATTGCGAGATGGATTGATTTTTGCTATTGGGAAAAGTGGAAATCCGCTTGTCATGGACAATGTAGATATTGTAATCGGTGCTGCAACAGAGGTAATTGCTGGTGAAGGTAAAATTCTGACAGCTGGTGGCATTGACACACATGTTCACTTTATTAACCCTGCACAGGTAGATGTTGCTCTTACTGCAGGATTAACAACTTTAATAGGTGGAGGAACAGGACCAGGTGCTGGGTCGCGAGCGACTACAGTAACACCGGGAATATGGAATATGCATCGAATGCTTCAAGCTATCGAGGGACTTCCGATTAATATCGGTTTGACAGGGAAAGGGCACGCAGCAACAGCAGGTCCGCTTGAAGAGCAGATTCGCGCGGGCGCAATCGGCTTGAAGGTGCATGAGGATTGGGGCGCAACACCGTCTGCATTAGACCATTCATTACGTGTTGCGGATGAATTTGACGTGCAAGTGGCCCTGCATGCAGACACATTAAATGAAGCGGGCTTTTTCGAAAATACGATGAAAGCAGTAAAAGACCGTGTCATTCATATGTATCATACAGAAGGAGCTGGCGGTGGACATGCACCAGATTTGATTAAGTCAGCGGGCATGTTAAATGTTCTGCCATCCTCAACGAACCCAACGATGCCTTACACAGTTAATACAATTGACGAGCATCTTGATATGCTGATGGTTTGTCACCATCTAAATCCATCCGTACCAGAGGATATTGCTTTTGCGGATTCCCGTATACGAAGAGAAACGATTGCAGCTGAAGACATCTTACAGGATATGGGTGTATTTAGTATGATGAGTTCCGATGCGCAAGCAATGGGACGTATTGGTGAAGTGGTCCTGAGAACATGGCAAACTGCTGATAAAATGAAGAAGCAAATGGGAATTATGAAAGGCGACAGCAAGTATGCTGATAATAATCGTGCTAAACGATATATCGCCAAATATACGATTAACCCTGCAATTACACACGGAATTTCCGAATATGTCGGTTCGATTGAAGTAGGGAAATCTGCTGACCTTGTATTATGGGAGCCACGCTTCTTTGGAGTGAAGCCGGAGATGATACTAAAAAACGGTCTTGCTGTTCAAAGTCTGATGGGTGATGCCAATGCAACGATTCCAACACCACAGCCAATGATTTATCGTCCAATGTATGCTTCAACCGGAAAAGCATTAGCCAAAAGCTCTTTTACCTTTGTATCGCAAGCTGCGTATGACGATAACATTCAAGAAAAGCTTGGTCTTGAAAAAATGGTAAGACCAGTTCGTGGGATCCGTAATCTTACAAAGAAAGATATGAAATTAAATACAGAAACTCCAGATATCGATGTTGACCCACAAACATATGAAGTGCGAATAGATGGTGAATTAATTACATGTGATCCTGTTGACACGGTACCAATGGGGCAGCGATATTTCTTATTTTGA
- a CDS encoding DAK2 domain-containing protein: MTVEKLDGVTLAQMILTGAHHLANNAKKIDALNVFPVPDGDTGTNMNLSITSGANEVKHLASNNTSEVANAFAKGLLMGARGNSGVILSQIFRGFAKGMGKKQSLTVADLAEAFDGGVASAYKAVMKPVEGTILTVAKDAAKEALRVSETENDITVFMERVLAEAKASLKRTPDLLPVLKEVGVVDSGGQGLVTIYEGFLAALKGEALPADSTEVKMEEMVNAEHHKISQDFMDTSEINFGYCTEFMVKLENDKLAEHPFNEEKFRNELSELGDSLLVVSDDEIIKVHIHSEQPGTCLTMGQRFGSLINMKIENMREQHAAIVGDKSEEVPKQKTKYGVVTVAMGSGLKALFESLGVSVVIEGGQTMNPSTQDITDAIQKTNAENVIILPNNKNILMAADQAAELAEGNVAVVATKTIPQGISAMLAFNSEASIDDNQTAMDEARKHVKTGQITYAVRDTQIDGITIEKDSFMGINEGKIVTTHKEKVEAVKLLLKELITDEDEILTILQGEDVEEEEVTELVDYIEATYEDIEVEVHNGNQPIYSYIFSVE, encoded by the coding sequence GTGACGGTAGAAAAGTTAGATGGCGTTACGTTAGCACAGATGATACTCACTGGAGCACATCATTTAGCAAATAATGCCAAGAAAATAGATGCGTTAAATGTATTCCCCGTACCAGATGGAGATACGGGAACAAATATGAATTTATCGATTACTTCAGGAGCTAATGAAGTGAAACATCTTGCAAGCAATAATACATCTGAAGTAGCAAATGCTTTTGCAAAAGGACTACTGATGGGCGCAAGGGGAAATTCTGGTGTGATTTTATCCCAAATTTTCCGTGGTTTTGCAAAAGGCATGGGAAAGAAGCAGTCGTTAACGGTAGCTGATTTAGCTGAAGCTTTTGATGGCGGTGTTGCTAGCGCTTATAAAGCAGTTATGAAACCTGTCGAAGGAACCATACTGACTGTGGCAAAGGATGCAGCCAAAGAAGCATTGCGAGTGTCTGAAACAGAAAATGATATTACCGTTTTTATGGAAAGAGTGCTCGCTGAGGCGAAAGCATCTTTAAAACGCACACCAGATTTATTGCCCGTTTTAAAAGAGGTAGGGGTAGTTGATTCAGGCGGACAAGGACTCGTAACGATTTATGAAGGCTTTTTAGCTGCTTTAAAAGGGGAAGCTTTACCCGCTGATTCCACGGAAGTAAAGATGGAAGAAATGGTGAACGCTGAGCATCATAAGATTAGCCAGGACTTTATGGATACATCGGAAATCAATTTTGGATACTGTACGGAATTTATGGTGAAGCTTGAAAATGATAAATTAGCTGAGCATCCATTTAATGAAGAGAAATTTCGCAATGAATTAAGCGAGCTTGGAGATTCATTATTAGTTGTATCTGATGATGAGATCATAAAAGTTCATATTCATTCGGAGCAGCCTGGAACATGTCTGACAATGGGACAGCGTTTCGGAAGCTTGATCAATATGAAAATCGAGAATATGCGAGAGCAGCATGCTGCAATTGTTGGAGATAAATCTGAAGAAGTTCCAAAACAAAAAACTAAATACGGTGTCGTGACAGTTGCAATGGGAAGCGGACTTAAAGCTTTATTCGAAAGCCTGGGAGTGTCTGTAGTCATTGAAGGTGGACAAACGATGAACCCGAGTACACAGGATATTACGGATGCTATTCAAAAAACGAATGCTGAGAATGTAATTATTTTACCAAACAATAAAAACATTCTGATGGCAGCTGACCAAGCAGCCGAGCTTGCAGAAGGAAATGTGGCTGTTGTGGCTACGAAAACAATTCCACAAGGGATTAGTGCGATGCTGGCATTTAATTCGGAAGCAAGTATTGATGATAATCAAACTGCGATGGACGAGGCACGCAAACATGTAAAAACTGGACAAATAACCTATGCGGTCAGAGATACGCAAATTGACGGTATTACAATTGAAAAAGATAGCTTTATGGGTATTAATGAAGGTAAAATTGTTACAACCCATAAAGAGAAGGTCGAAGCAGTTAAATTGTTATTAAAAGAATTAATTACAGACGAAGATGAAATATTGACTATTTTACAAGGTGAAGATGTAGAAGAAGAAGAGGTAACAGAGCTTGTGGACTACATTGAAGCAACATATGAAGATATCGAGGTTGAGGTTCATAATGGCAACCAGCCTATCTATTCTTATATTTTCTCTGTAGAATGA
- a CDS encoding urease subunit gamma produces MQLLPREMDKLLIVVAADLARRRRDRGLKLNHPEAMALITYELLEGARDGKTVAELMEFGATILTREDVMAGVPEMIDDIQVEATFPDGTKLVTVHNPIR; encoded by the coding sequence ATGCAATTATTACCGCGTGAAATGGATAAGCTCTTAATTGTAGTAGCAGCTGACCTAGCGAGGCGCAGAAGAGATCGTGGACTAAAACTGAATCATCCAGAAGCGATGGCGCTGATTACATATGAGCTATTAGAAGGTGCACGCGATGGCAAGACCGTTGCTGAGTTAATGGAATTTGGAGCAACTATTTTAACGCGTGAAGATGTGATGGCTGGTGTGCCGGAAATGATTGATGATATTCAAGTTGAAGCGACATTTCCAGATGGAACAAAATTAGTAACGGTTCATAACCCGATTCGTTAA